A genomic window from Thermococcus nautili includes:
- the rplV gene encoding 50S ribosomal protein L22 has product MSRGRFSYSFQNFDPERMARASGRDLRISPKHSVELLREIRGMMLNDALKYLDDVINLRRPVPMKRHNDSQGHKPGKGFGPGRYPVKVAKAVKKILLNAKNNAEQKGLDVDRLKIIHAAAHRGPVLRGYIPRAFGRATPFNEQTTHIEIVVEEIRR; this is encoded by the coding sequence ATGAGCAGGGGCAGGTTTTCCTACTCATTCCAAAATTTTGACCCTGAAAGAATGGCTCGCGCGAGCGGAAGGGACCTCAGGATTTCACCCAAGCACAGCGTCGAGCTCCTCAGGGAGATAAGGGGCATGATGCTCAACGACGCCCTCAAGTACCTCGACGACGTCATAAACCTCAGAAGGCCCGTTCCGATGAAGCGCCACAACGACAGCCAGGGCCACAAGCCTGGTAAGGGCTTCGGTCCCGGTCGCTATCCGGTCAAGGTCGCCAAGGCCGTCAAGAAGATACTCCTCAACGCCAAGAACAACGCCGAGCAGAAGGGCCTCGACGTCGACAGGCTCAAGATAATCCACGCGGCCGCTCACAGGGGGCCCGTCCTCAGGGGTTACATCCCGAGGGCCTTTGGAAGGGCCACCCCCTTCAACGAGCAGACCACGCACATAGAGATAGTCGTCGAGGAGATTAGGAGGTGA
- the rpsC gene encoding 30S ribosomal protein S3: MAIERYFIKEGVKEMLIDEYLEKELRRAGYGGIDIKKTPLGTKVIIFAASPGYVIGRGGRRIRELTRILERQFGLENPQIEVEEIKNPYLNAKVQAVRLAQALERGIHFRRAAYSAIRAIMRNGARGVEIRLSGKLTGERAKSVRFYQGYLAKVGNPAETLVSKGYAQALLKLGVIGVKVAIMPPDARLPDEIEVKDIVEEEVSGNEAQ; encoded by the coding sequence TTGGCCATCGAGAGGTACTTCATCAAGGAAGGCGTTAAGGAGATGCTCATCGACGAATACCTTGAGAAGGAGCTTCGCAGGGCGGGTTACGGTGGAATAGACATCAAGAAGACTCCCCTTGGAACCAAGGTTATAATCTTTGCAGCGAGCCCCGGTTACGTCATCGGAAGGGGTGGAAGGAGGATAAGGGAGCTCACCAGAATCCTTGAGAGGCAGTTCGGCCTCGAGAACCCGCAGATTGAGGTCGAGGAAATCAAGAACCCCTACCTCAACGCCAAGGTTCAGGCCGTAAGGCTCGCCCAGGCCCTTGAGAGGGGAATCCACTTCAGGAGGGCCGCTTACTCAGCAATCAGGGCCATCATGAGGAACGGTGCTCGCGGTGTTGAGATTAGGCTCAGCGGAAAGCTCACCGGTGAGAGGGCTAAAAGCGTCAGGTTCTACCAGGGCTACCTCGCCAAGGTTGGCAACCCGGCCGAGACCCTCGTCAGCAAGGGCTACGCTCAGGCACTCCTCAAGCTCGGTGTTATCGGCGTTAAGGTTGCCATCATGCCGCCCGACGCGAGGCTTCCGGATGAGATTGAGGTCAAAGACATAGTCGAGGAAGAGGTGAGCGGCAATGAAGCCCAGTGA
- the rpmC gene encoding 50S ribosomal protein L29 produces MKPSEIREMSIEEIEQKIRELRLELAKERGVLTMGASLENPMVIRNLRRDIARLLTIKKEKLREKR; encoded by the coding sequence ATGAAGCCCAGTGAGATTAGGGAGATGAGCATCGAGGAGATTGAGCAGAAGATAAGGGAGCTCAGGCTTGAGCTTGCCAAGGAGCGTGGCGTGCTCACCATGGGGGCTTCCCTCGAGAACCCCATGGTCATCCGCAACCTCAGGCGCGACATCGCGCGCCTGCTTACCATAAAGAAGGAGAAGCTTAGGGAGAAAAGGTGA
- the yciH gene encoding stress response translation initiation inhibitor YciH has product MLFKEVLKEQQRIRVYIERARYGKLKTIIEGIDEKEFDLEDIAKKLKAKLACGGTVKKGRIELQGDHRDRIKKLLADLGFSEELIEVE; this is encoded by the coding sequence ATGCTCTTTAAGGAGGTCCTGAAGGAGCAGCAGAGGATTAGGGTCTACATCGAGAGGGCCCGCTACGGAAAGCTTAAGACCATAATCGAGGGCATAGACGAGAAGGAGTTCGACCTCGAAGACATAGCAAAGAAGCTGAAGGCGAAGCTGGCATGTGGCGGAACCGTAAAGAAGGGAAGGATAGAGCTCCAGGGCGACCACAGGGACCGTATCAAGAAGCTGCTCGCAGACCTTGGATTTTCCGAGGAGCTCATAGAGGTCGAGTGA
- a CDS encoding ribonuclease P protein component 1: MWRNRKEGKDRAPGRPQGPYQEAARRPWIFRGAHRGRVTRKNIVWHELIGLKAKIIRASHPELVGIEGYVLDETRNTLTIGGERVWVVPKDVVEIEFDLGDEKIRINGRDLIGRPEMRLKKRWRK; this comes from the coding sequence ATGTGGCGGAACCGTAAAGAAGGGAAGGATAGAGCTCCAGGGCGACCACAGGGACCGTATCAAGAAGCTGCTCGCAGACCTTGGATTTTCCGAGGAGCTCATAGAGGTCGAGTGACGCGGAAAAACATAGTCTGGCACGAGCTCATAGGCCTCAAAGCAAAGATTATAAGGGCATCTCATCCAGAGCTGGTCGGCATCGAGGGCTACGTCCTTGACGAGACGAGGAACACCCTCACCATAGGTGGGGAGAGGGTTTGGGTCGTTCCAAAGGACGTGGTCGAGATTGAGTTCGACCTCGGCGATGAGAAAATCCGAATCAACGGTCGTGATTTGATTGGAAGGCCCGAGATGAGACTCAAGAAGAGGTGGCGGAAATGA
- a CDS encoding 30S ribosomal protein S17 → MREIGLRVQPPAEVCNDPKCPWHGNLKIHGRYVEGIVVSDKGKKTVVVERQYYHYLKKYERYELRRSKVHAHNPECINARVGDKVLIAETRPISKTKSWVVVAVLERAERKEEV, encoded by the coding sequence ATGAGAGAGATTGGATTGAGGGTTCAGCCTCCCGCTGAGGTGTGTAACGACCCCAAGTGCCCCTGGCACGGGAACCTCAAGATACACGGGAGATACGTTGAGGGTATAGTCGTCAGCGACAAGGGTAAGAAGACCGTCGTCGTCGAGAGGCAGTACTACCACTACCTCAAGAAATACGAGCGTTACGAGCTCAGGAGGAGCAAGGTTCACGCCCACAACCCCGAGTGCATCAACGCAAGGGTTGGAGACAAAGTCCTTATAGCCGAGACCAGGCCGATAAGCAAGACCAAGAGCTGGGTCGTCGTGGCCGTCCTTGAGAGGGCCGAGAGGAAGGAGGAGGTGTGA
- a CDS encoding 50S ribosomal protein L14, with product MAKKGAGATRGISPVRPTRALPIGAYLKVADNSGAKVIQIIGVVGYKGTRRRLASAGVGDMVVATVKKGRPDMRHQVVRAVVVRQRKEYRRLDGMRVKFEDNAAAIVTPEGVPRGTEIRGAIAREAAERWVRLGSIASIVL from the coding sequence ATGGCCAAGAAGGGTGCCGGTGCGACCAGGGGTATAAGCCCCGTCAGGCCAACTCGCGCTCTTCCGATTGGGGCCTACCTCAAGGTCGCCGACAACAGCGGTGCCAAGGTCATTCAGATAATCGGCGTCGTCGGCTACAAGGGAACCAGGAGGAGGCTCGCTTCAGCTGGCGTCGGCGACATGGTCGTTGCCACCGTCAAGAAGGGAAGGCCCGACATGAGGCACCAGGTCGTCAGGGCCGTCGTTGTCAGGCAGAGGAAAGAGTACAGGCGCCTTGACGGCATGCGCGTCAAGTTCGAGGACAACGCCGCTGCCATAGTCACTCCCGAAGGCGTTCCGAGGGGAACCGAAATCAGAGGTGCCATAGCCAGGGAGGCCGCCGAGAGGTGGGTCAGGCTCGGTAGCATAGCGAGCATAGTGCTGTGA
- the rplX gene encoding 50S ribosomal protein L24 has translation MKLDMKQPRKQRKFLYNAPLHLRGKIMSATLSKELREKYGIRNLPIRVGDKVKVMRGDFKGKEGKVVEVDLKRYRIHVEGVTQKRTDGTEVYYPLHPSNVMIVELNLDDERREKIIKRRAE, from the coding sequence ATGAAGCTTGATATGAAGCAGCCGAGAAAGCAGAGGAAGTTCCTCTACAACGCTCCCCTTCACCTCAGGGGTAAGATAATGAGCGCGACCCTGAGCAAGGAGCTGAGGGAGAAGTACGGCATCAGGAACCTCCCGATTAGGGTTGGCGACAAGGTCAAGGTCATGCGCGGGGACTTCAAGGGCAAGGAAGGAAAGGTCGTTGAGGTCGACCTCAAGAGGTACAGGATTCACGTTGAGGGAGTCACCCAGAAGAGAACCGACGGAACCGAGGTTTACTACCCGCTCCACCCGTCGAACGTTATGATTGTCGAGCTCAACCTCGACGATGAGAGGAGAGAGAAGATAATTAAGAGGAGGGCTGAGTGA
- a CDS encoding 30S ribosomal protein S4e encodes MARKGPKRHLKRLAAPTAWYIHRKAYKWAVRPSPGPHSMKTSIPLLYIVRDYLGYARTAREARKILNEGKILVDGRVRKDYKFPVGIMDVVSIPETGEHYRVLPNRIGKLILHPISEEEAKLKPFRIDNKRMVKGAKVQLNLHDGSNHLVSLAEKDAYKTSYTVIMKVPERQIVKILPFEVGAYVFVTQGKNVARKGKIVEVRHFPMGWPDVVTIEDENGELFDTLKEYAFVVGKDKPEISLP; translated from the coding sequence ATGGCGAGAAAGGGTCCGAAGAGGCACCTTAAGAGGCTTGCCGCTCCAACCGCTTGGTACATCCACAGGAAGGCCTACAAGTGGGCCGTTCGCCCGAGCCCGGGTCCGCACAGCATGAAGACTTCCATACCGCTCCTTTACATAGTCAGGGACTACCTTGGCTACGCGAGAACCGCGAGAGAGGCTAGGAAGATACTCAACGAGGGCAAGATACTCGTTGACGGCAGGGTTAGGAAGGACTACAAGTTCCCGGTTGGAATCATGGACGTCGTCTCGATTCCGGAAACTGGCGAGCACTACAGGGTCCTGCCCAACAGGATTGGCAAGCTCATCCTCCACCCGATAAGCGAGGAAGAGGCCAAGCTCAAGCCCTTCAGGATTGACAACAAGAGGATGGTCAAGGGCGCGAAGGTTCAGCTCAACCTCCACGACGGAAGCAACCACCTCGTCAGCCTCGCTGAGAAGGACGCCTACAAGACCTCCTACACCGTCATCATGAAGGTTCCGGAGAGGCAGATAGTCAAGATACTGCCCTTCGAGGTCGGTGCCTACGTCTTCGTTACCCAGGGTAAGAACGTCGCGAGGAAGGGTAAGATAGTCGAGGTCAGGCACTTCCCGATGGGCTGGCCCGACGTCGTCACCATCGAGGACGAGAACGGCGAGCTCTTCGACACCCTGAAGGAGTACGCCTTCGTCGTTGGTAAGGACAAGCCGGAGATTTCCCTTCCGTGA
- a CDS encoding 50S ribosomal protein L5 — translation MQINREAILADWEAHPMRKPRIAKLTINIGVGESGERLTKAEKMLEQLVGQKPIRRRAKQTNKDFGIRRGEPIAVKVTLRGKKAYEMLDRLLEAVDRKLSVGNFDEHGNFCFGIQEHINIPGVEYDPEIGIFGMDVCVTLERPGFRVAKRKRQRRKIPTRHKLTKEEGIVFAIEEFKVNVEGL, via the coding sequence ATGCAGATTAACAGGGAGGCTATCCTTGCAGACTGGGAAGCTCACCCGATGAGGAAGCCGAGGATTGCGAAGCTCACCATAAACATCGGTGTTGGCGAGAGCGGTGAGAGGCTTACCAAGGCCGAGAAGATGCTTGAGCAGCTCGTCGGCCAGAAGCCGATAAGGAGGCGCGCGAAGCAGACCAACAAGGACTTCGGAATAAGGCGCGGTGAGCCGATAGCGGTTAAGGTCACCCTCCGTGGAAAGAAGGCCTACGAGATGCTTGACAGGCTCCTTGAGGCCGTTGACAGGAAGCTCAGCGTCGGCAACTTCGACGAGCACGGGAACTTCTGCTTTGGAATCCAGGAGCACATCAACATACCGGGCGTCGAGTACGACCCCGAGATAGGTATCTTCGGTATGGACGTCTGCGTCACCCTTGAGAGGCCCGGCTTTAGGGTCGCCAAGAGGAAGAGGCAGAGGAGGAAGATACCGACCAGGCACAAGCTGACGAAGGAAGAGGGTATAGTCTTCGCTATTGAGGAGTTCAAGGTCAACGTGGAGGGATTGTGA
- a CDS encoding 30S ribosomal protein S14, protein MAKADYNKRKPRKFGKGARRCMRCGQYGPIIRIHGLMLCRHCFREVAPKLGFKKYE, encoded by the coding sequence ATGGCGAAGGCTGATTACAACAAGAGGAAGCCGAGGAAGTTTGGTAAGGGAGCGAGAAGGTGCATGCGTTGCGGCCAGTACGGCCCGATAATCAGGATACACGGCCTTATGCTCTGCAGGCACTGCTTCCGCGAGGTCGCTCCAAAACTCGGCTTCAAGAAGTATGAGTGA
- a CDS encoding 30S ribosomal protein S8 — protein MTLLDPLANALSHMTNSERVGKKEVYIKPASKLIGEVLRVMQENGYIGEFEFIDDGRAGIYRVQLIGKINKAGAIKPRFPVKARDYEYWEKRFLPAFEFGILIVSTSQGVMTHKEAREKGIGGRLIAYVY, from the coding sequence ATGACTCTGCTTGACCCGCTTGCGAACGCTCTCTCCCACATGACCAACAGCGAGAGGGTTGGAAAGAAGGAGGTCTACATAAAGCCCGCCTCGAAGCTCATCGGTGAGGTTCTCAGGGTTATGCAGGAGAACGGCTACATCGGCGAGTTCGAGTTCATAGACGATGGAAGGGCAGGCATCTACCGCGTTCAGCTCATCGGCAAGATAAACAAGGCAGGAGCGATTAAGCCGAGGTTCCCGGTCAAGGCCAGGGACTACGAGTACTGGGAGAAGAGGTTCCTTCCGGCCTTCGAGTTCGGAATCCTCATAGTGTCCACCTCCCAGGGCGTTATGACCCACAAGGAGGCCCGTGAGAAGGGCATCGGCGGAAGGCTGATAGCCTACGTCTACTGA
- a CDS encoding 50S ribosomal protein L6, producing the protein MPIDAWVREEVEIPEGVEVTVENNVVKVKGPKGELQRELKYPGVKIFTEDGKVVIYKEFPRKKDIAIARTFKAHIANMIKGVTEGFTYKLKVVYSHFPVTVKVQGDEVVIENFLGEKAPRRAKILPGVTVKVRGQEILVEGIDKEAVGQTAANIEQATRITKWDRRVFQDGIYIVEKAGKPIKF; encoded by the coding sequence ATGCCGATAGACGCGTGGGTAAGGGAAGAGGTTGAGATTCCAGAGGGAGTCGAGGTCACCGTTGAGAACAACGTCGTCAAGGTCAAGGGTCCCAAGGGCGAGCTCCAGAGGGAGCTCAAGTACCCGGGCGTTAAGATATTCACCGAGGACGGAAAGGTCGTCATATACAAGGAGTTCCCGAGGAAGAAGGACATCGCCATCGCGAGGACGTTCAAGGCCCACATAGCCAACATGATTAAGGGCGTCACCGAGGGCTTCACCTACAAGCTCAAGGTCGTTTACAGCCACTTCCCGGTCACCGTCAAGGTTCAGGGCGACGAGGTCGTCATCGAGAACTTCCTCGGTGAGAAGGCTCCGAGGAGGGCCAAAATCCTCCCGGGCGTTACGGTAAAGGTTCGCGGTCAGGAGATACTCGTCGAGGGCATAGACAAGGAAGCCGTTGGCCAGACCGCGGCCAACATCGAGCAGGCCACGAGGATAACGAAGTGGGACAGGCGTGTCTTCCAGGATGGTATTTACATAGTTGAGAAGGCTGGCAAGCCGATAAAGTTCTGA
- a CDS encoding 50S ribosomal protein L32e, with protein sequence MDEKARLLRVRARLKRKKPKFLRQEWWRYPKFKNDPKWRRPKGIDSKMRLKKKGKPRSPSIGWSSPKAVRGLHPSGYEEVLVHNVKELEAIDPTRQAARIAGTVGARKRELIIARAKELGIKVLNAR encoded by the coding sequence ATGGACGAGAAGGCGAGACTCCTTAGGGTGAGGGCCAGGCTCAAGAGGAAGAAGCCCAAGTTCCTCCGTCAGGAGTGGTGGAGGTATCCCAAGTTCAAGAACGACCCCAAGTGGCGCAGGCCCAAGGGAATCGACAGCAAGATGAGGCTCAAGAAGAAGGGCAAGCCCCGCTCACCTAGCATAGGCTGGAGCTCACCGAAGGCCGTTCGCGGGCTTCACCCGAGCGGTTACGAGGAGGTCCTTGTTCACAACGTCAAGGAGCTCGAGGCAATAGACCCGACCAGGCAGGCGGCGAGGATAGCTGGAACCGTCGGCGCGAGGAAGAGAGAACTGATAATCGCGAGGGCCAAGGAGCTCGGAATTAAGGTCCTCAACGCGAGGTGA
- a CDS encoding 50S ribosomal protein L19e, which produces MLMLKMQRRIAADILKCGENRVWIDPERIDDVAAAITREDIKRLIHDGVIKKKPIKGQSRARARAFHEARKKGRHRGPGSRKGKKTARMGKKERWMMTIRALRKELRKLKAEGKIDAHTYRRLYIRAKGGQFKNKRQLYLFMQEHGILKE; this is translated from the coding sequence ATGCTCATGCTTAAGATGCAGAGAAGGATTGCCGCTGACATTTTGAAGTGCGGTGAGAACAGGGTTTGGATTGACCCCGAGAGGATTGACGACGTTGCCGCGGCAATAACGAGGGAGGACATAAAGAGGCTCATCCACGACGGCGTCATCAAGAAGAAGCCCATCAAGGGCCAGAGCAGGGCCAGGGCAAGGGCCTTCCACGAGGCGAGGAAGAAGGGACGCCACAGGGGCCCCGGAAGCAGGAAGGGCAAGAAGACCGCCAGGATGGGCAAGAAGGAGCGCTGGATGATGACCATAAGGGCCCTCAGGAAAGAACTCAGGAAGCTCAAGGCTGAGGGCAAGATTGACGCCCACACCTACAGAAGGCTCTACATCAGGGCCAAGGGTGGCCAGTTCAAGAACAAGAGGCAGCTCTACCTGTTCATGCAGGAGCACGGCATCTTGAAGGAGTGA
- a CDS encoding 50S ribosomal protein L18, with product MARGPRYRVPFRRRREGKTNYHKRLKLLKSKKPRLVVRKSLNHHIAQIIVYDPKGDRTIVSAHTRELIRDFGWKGHTGNTPSAYLLGLLIGYKAKQAGVEEAILDIGLHPPTRGSSIFAVLKGAVDAGLNVPHSEEIFPEDYRIRGEHVANYAKALKEEDEAAYRRQFGGYLVKGLEPEKLPEHFEEVKAKIIEKFEGARE from the coding sequence ATGGCGAGAGGACCAAGGTATAGGGTTCCCTTCAGGAGGAGGAGAGAGGGTAAGACCAACTACCACAAGAGGCTCAAGCTCCTCAAGAGCAAGAAGCCGAGGCTCGTCGTGAGGAAGAGCCTCAACCACCACATAGCGCAGATTATAGTCTACGACCCGAAGGGCGACAGGACTATAGTTTCCGCCCACACCAGGGAGCTCATAAGGGACTTCGGCTGGAAGGGCCACACCGGGAACACCCCGAGCGCGTACCTCCTCGGACTGCTCATCGGTTACAAGGCGAAGCAGGCCGGCGTTGAGGAGGCCATACTCGACATAGGCCTTCACCCGCCGACCAGGGGAAGCTCAATATTCGCCGTCCTCAAGGGAGCCGTTGATGCAGGCTTAAACGTCCCGCACAGCGAGGAGATATTCCCTGAGGACTACAGGATTAGGGGCGAGCACGTTGCAAACTACGCCAAGGCCCTCAAGGAGGAGGACGAGGCTGCCTATAGGAGGCAGTTTGGTGGCTACCTCGTCAAGGGCCTTGAGCCCGAGAAGCTCCCCGAGCACTTTGAAGAGGTTAAGGCCAAGATAATCGAGAAGTTTGAGGGGGCGAGAGAATGA
- the rpsE gene encoding 30S ribosomal protein S5 — MSDPREIAQRVLEEWEPKTKLGRLVKEGQITDIHEIFRKGYQIKEPEIVDVLLPEVNLRENQEVLDIALTVRMTDSGRRIRFRVLAAVGNRDGYVGLGIGHGREVGIAIRKAISYAKMNIIEIKRGCGSWECRCRRPHSIPFAVEGKEGSVRVKLMPGPRGLGLVIGDVGKKILTLAGVQDVWSQTLGETRTTVNFAKAVFNALYNTNRVAIQPGMEEKYGIVVGRAMPQSFTLE, encoded by the coding sequence ATGAGCGACCCGAGAGAGATTGCCCAGAGGGTTCTTGAGGAGTGGGAGCCGAAGACCAAGCTCGGCAGGCTCGTCAAGGAGGGTCAGATAACTGACATTCACGAGATATTCAGGAAGGGCTACCAGATAAAGGAGCCCGAGATAGTTGACGTTCTCCTTCCCGAAGTCAACCTGAGGGAGAACCAGGAAGTGCTTGACATAGCTCTCACCGTCAGAATGACCGACAGCGGTAGGAGGATTCGCTTCAGGGTTCTCGCAGCTGTTGGCAACAGGGACGGCTACGTCGGCCTCGGAATTGGCCACGGAAGGGAAGTCGGCATAGCCATCAGGAAGGCCATAAGCTACGCCAAGATGAACATCATCGAAATCAAGCGCGGTTGCGGTTCATGGGAGTGCAGGTGCAGGAGGCCTCACTCAATCCCGTTCGCCGTCGAGGGCAAGGAGGGTAGCGTCCGCGTCAAGCTCATGCCCGGACCGCGTGGTCTCGGACTCGTCATAGGTGACGTTGGCAAGAAGATACTCACCCTTGCCGGTGTCCAGGACGTCTGGTCCCAGACCCTCGGTGAGACGAGAACCACCGTCAACTTCGCCAAGGCAGTTTTCAACGCCCTCTACAACACCAACCGCGTCGCCATACAGCCCGGTATGGAGGAGAAGTACGGTATCGTCGTTGGCAGGGCGATGCCCCAGAGCTTCACCCTTGAGTGA
- a CDS encoding 50S ribosomal protein L30, whose translation MAKLALIRLRSGIRARGEVRDTLAMLRLHRINHLVIVDDTPSYRGMIQKVKDYITWGEIDKETLVKLLRKRGRLVGNKPITDEYVQEKLGMSIEEFAEKVINGEMKLRDLPNIKPVFRLHPPRGGLKGSKKRSFKEGGALGYRGEKINELIERML comes from the coding sequence ATGGCAAAGCTTGCACTCATAAGGCTTAGGAGCGGGATTAGGGCGAGGGGCGAGGTTAGAGACACCCTCGCCATGCTTCGCCTTCACAGGATTAACCACCTCGTCATAGTCGACGACACCCCGAGCTACCGCGGAATGATACAGAAGGTCAAGGACTACATCACCTGGGGCGAGATAGACAAAGAGACCCTCGTCAAGCTCCTCAGGAAGAGGGGCAGGCTCGTTGGCAACAAGCCGATTACCGATGAGTACGTCCAGGAGAAGCTCGGAATGAGCATCGAGGAGTTCGCCGAGAAGGTCATTAACGGCGAGATGAAGCTCAGGGACCTGCCGAACATCAAGCCCGTCTTCAGGCTCCACCCGCCGAGGGGAGGACTGAAGGGAAGCAAGAAGCGCTCCTTCAAGGAGGGCGGTGCCCTCGGCTACAGGGGCGAGAAGATTAACGAGCTCATAGAGAGAATGCTCTGA